The nucleotide window TTAGCGTGAACGCAGATGACGTTTTGTTTGCTGGTAGCGATAACGGTACACTTTCGTTTTACGACTACAAGTCAGGCCATAAGTACCAATCATTCCTAACACAAGAAGCCCCAGGCTCCCTAGAAAGCGAAAGGGGCATTCTTACGAGCACATTTGATATGACCGGACAACGGCTAATCACTGGTGAAACAGACAAAAGCATAAAGCTATGGAAACAGAAGGAAGATGCTACGCCAGAAACAGATCCGGGACTGCCCTGGAATCCAGACCTGTCATCACAGAGACTTTAATCGGTAAAACGTGCTACTCTTGAGGCCATCGATGCGGGAGACACTCTTCTCATCATGTTTCACGACATGCTATTTCTCGTATTCCTCTCAGTGTTCAAGTGATTGATACCTTCAAACGCCCTTCCTAGCCGATGATGATGGCATATTGAAAGAGGAAAGGAAATTGTGGACAAACGGCGAGTCGGTAATTCTCAAAATAATTATACAATGAGTCCAGACGAGCAGAAAGAACCTGGAATACCCAAAAAGATATCTGACGTAGAAGAGATCATCATACGATGTGAATGTTATGTTGAAAAGGACGGCGAAGACCGACTGGCTGAAATACTATCCATAAACTCAAGGAGGTCTCCACCACGATTTTACGTGCACTATGTGGATTTCAACAAGCGTTTGGACGAGTGGATCACAGCTAATCGAATAAATCTCGAGAAGGACGTGATATTTCCAAGTCCTAAAACGGTAGATGAAGATGCcaataaacaaaaaaaaaagaagaagaaagccTCAGTCGAACCCTCGACGCTTGACAGCCAGGATAGCAAGCAAAATACACCAGAATCTGCAGATGTTATGGACTTGGATAACTTGAACGTACAAGGgttgaaagatgaagagctgTCTCGCGAGGAcgaaatcaaaaagttAAGAACGTCTGGATCAATGACACAAAATCCTCATGAGGTTGCTCGTGTGAGAAATATAAACCGTATTATTATGGGGAAATATCAGATCGAGCCTTGGTATTTTTCTCCATACCCCATAGAACTCACCGATGAAGATATAGTGtatattgatgatttcaCTTTACAATATTTTGGATCTAAAAAGCAGTATGAGCGttatagaaaaaaatgcacGCTGCGACACCCTCCAGGCAATGAAATCTACCGGGATGACtatgtttctttttttgagattGATGGGAGGAAGCAGAGAACGTGGTGCAGAAATCTTTGTTTACTATCAAAATTATTCCTGGATCACAAAACGTTATATTATGATGTAGatccttttttgttttattgcATGACCAAAAGAGATGAACTGGGTCATCACCTCGTTGGCTACTTTTCTaaggaaaaagaatctGCTGATGGATATAATGTTGCTTGTATATTGACGCTACCACAATATCAGAGAATGGGATTTGGTAAGCTGCTAATAGAGTTTTCTTACgaactttcaaaaagggAAGGTAAAGTCGGTTCACCTGAAAAACCACTTTCTGATTTAGGTTTGCTTTCTTA belongs to Zygotorulaspora mrakii chromosome 1, complete sequence and includes:
- the ESA1 gene encoding NuA4 histone acetyltransferase complex catalytic subunit ESA1 (similar to Saccharomyces cerevisiae ESA1 (YOR244W); ancestral locus Anc_8.673), whose translation is MSPDEQKEPGIPKKISDVEEIIIRCECYVEKDGEDRLAEILSINSRRSPPRFYVHYVDFNKRLDEWITANRINLEKDVIFPSPKTVDEDANKQKKKKKKASVEPSTLDSQDSKQNTPESADVMDLDNLNVQGLKDEELSREDEIKKLRTSGSMTQNPHEVARVRNINRIIMGKYQIEPWYFSPYPIELTDEDIVYIDDFTLQYFGSKKQYERYRKKCTLRHPPGNEIYRDDYVSFFEIDGRKQRTWCRNLCLLSKLFLDHKTLYYDVDPFLFYCMTKRDELGHHLVGYFSKEKESADGYNVACILTLPQYQRMGFGKLLIEFSYELSKREGKVGSPEKPLSDLGLLSYRAYWADTLITILVNHGREITIDEISSMTSMTTTDVLHTAKTLNILRYYKGQHIIFLNEDVMKRYDLLMSKKRNRITPDNLIWRPPVFTASQLRFAW